AAATAAAAGAACTTTAAAAGAATTTTTAGGTAAAAATGTAATTTTATATTTCTATCCCAAAGATAATACACCTGGATGCACGACTGAAGCTTGTGATTTCAGAGATTCATTTTCGGAATACAAAAATTTAGATGCCGTGGTAATTGGAGTTAGCCCGGATTCTGTTAAAAGTCATAAAAAATTTGCAGATGAGTTTAATTTACCGTTTATTTTGTTAAGTGACGAAGAAAAAGAAGTTATAGAAAAATATGATGTGTGGAAAGAAAAAAGTATGTACGGAAAAAAATATATGGGAGTTGAACGAACAACATTTTTAATTGATGGAAAAGGAATTGTAAGAAAAATTTATGAAAAAGTTAAAGTTCCAGGTCATGTTGAACAAGTAAATAATGATTTAAGAGAAATTAATAAATGATTTACGTTTCAAGAAGAGAAGTATTTAGCACATCACACAGACTTCATAATGCAAATTTAAGCGATGAAGAAAATTTTGAATTATTCGGAAAATGTAATAATCCAAATGGACACGGACACAATTATGTTTTAGAAGTTATAGTTGCCGGTGAAATTGATGAAAAATCCGGTTATGTAATTGACTTAAAAAAATTGAAAAAAATTATAATTGAAAACATCATCAGAAAAGTTGATCACAAACATTTAAATTTTGATGTTGATTTTATGAAAGGTATAAATCCCACAACGGAAAATTTTGCAAAAAAAATTTGGGATGAACTTGTTGATAAAATTCCGAATGGAAAATTGTACTCAATAAAATTACATGAGACAGAAAATAATTATGTAGAATATAAAGGAAAGTGAAAATTTTGAATCAAAATAAAGTTGAAAAAAATATATATTCCTTATTAGAGGAAATTGGTGAAAATCCCGAAAGAGAAGGTTTAAAAAGAACTCCGGAAAGAGTTGCAAAAGCTTACCAGTATTTAACTTCCGGTTATACTAAGGATATTGAAAAAGTTTTAAACGGTGCAATTTTTTCGGAAAAATATGATGAAATGGTAATTGTTAAAGATATAGATTTTTTCAGTATGTGCGAACATCATCTTTTGCCTTTTTACGGAAAAGTTCACGTTGCTTACATTCCAAATGGAAAAATTGTTGGACTTAGTAAAATTCCAAGAATAGTTGAAGTTTTTGCTCGAAGATTGCAAGTTCAAGAGAGAATGACGCAAGAAATTGCAAATACAATTAATCATTATCTGAAACCGATTGGTGTTGCTGTTGTTGCCGAAGCATACCATATGTGTATGATGATGCGTGGAGTTGAAAAACAAAATTCATATACAGTTACAAGTGCAATGGTTGGCGGTTTTAAAAATGATGCAAGAACAAGAGAGGAATTTTTAGATTTGATTTCCCATAAAAGGATTTAATTGTGGGAAAACAAAACGCAGTTTGGATTACCGGCGCAAGTTCTGGAATTGGTAAAGAATTAGCAAAAAAATTTTCCGAATCAAATTTTAATGTTATTGCTTCTGCAAGAAGAATTGAACAAATTGAAAAAATAAATGGCGAAAAAAAATCTTCTGCAAAAATAATTCCACTTCAAAATGATATTTCAGACTTTACAGATTTATCTGAAAAAATTATTAATCTGAAAAATGAGTTTAACATCAATTGCTTAATAAATAATGCCGGAATAACATCATTCAAACCGTTTGTTGAAAATTCCATTGAAGAAATTGAAAACATTATAAATGTAAATTTGCTTGGTGCAATTTATTCTACGAAATTAGTTTTACCGGAAATGATTGAGAATAAATCCGGAACAATAATAAATATTTTATCAGTTGCCGCAAAAACAGTTTTTACAAAAAGCAGTGTTTATGCAGCTTCAAAAGCTGGTTTGGATTATTTTTCCAAAGTTTTGCGAGAAGAAGTTAGAAATCATAACATTAAAATTATTAATATTTTCCCAGGAGCTACTTCAACAGAAATTTGGCCTTCTAATGTTTTAATAAAATATTCCGATAAAATGATGAATCCCGAAAATCTTGCCGAATTAATTTTCAATTTAGTAAATACCGATAAAAATTTAGTTGCTGAAGAAATTGTTGTTAGACCAATAACTGGAGATTTATAATTTTTGAAAAGAAAAACTGCAATTGTAACTGGTGCAAGCAAAGGAATCGGGAATTCCATTTCGCTAAAATTAGCCGAAGAAAATTTTAATGTTATGATTTTTGGAAGAAGTGAAAAAAATTTAATTTCGGTAAAAAAAGAAATTTTGAAAAATAATGTTGAGTGCGAATATTTTATTGGAGATGTTGCAGATCAAAATTTTGTTAATATTTCCATTAAACAAATATTAAAGAAATATAAAAAAGTTGATATTTTAATTAACAATGCTGGTGTAGCAATTTTCAAAAAATTTTCAGAAACAACTTTAGAAGATTTTCAAACTCAAGTTAATACAAATGTTTACGGAGTTTTCAATTTTACAAAATCAGTAGTTGAAAATATGATAAACAACGAAAATGGAACTATTATTAACATTGTTTCGCAAGCTGGTAAATTTGGATTTGATTTTGGCTCAACTTATTCTGCAACAAAGCACGCAGTTATGGGTTTTTCAAAATCCATTTTATTGGAATTGCGAAAATTTAATATTCGAGTAATTACTGTTTGTCCCGGTTCTACTGATACTGATATGATAAAAAATTCGCCAATCCATAAAAATTTAAAGCAATTTCTAAAACCAAAAGATATTGCAGAAATTGTGATATCCGCAATAAAACTTCCGCAAAATGCATTAATTAGCGATTTGGAAATTCGTCCTACAAATCCTTAATGTGATTTAAATCACTAAACAATCATTTTTGTAAGACGATTATTGAATAGGCTAATTGCGCTTATTCATGAGAGTTTAATGGTTGTAGGTAAATTTAATTACCATAAGATTTTATTTACTTTAGATACTTTATCAACTACAGAAGAAAAAATTAGTTTTCTTTTTGGAGTTAAACTTGAAGTAAATAAAGTTATTCAATGTTTTACTCAAACAAAATTTCAGCCTTTAAGAAATTATATTAGAGAAAATAAATTTGCTGATGACGGTTGCGAAGAATTAACCGAGTTCCTAAAAAAAATTGTTAGTTTTTATAATTCGCCGTTGTATTCAAACAGATTTATAAGCGAAGAAATTCTGAAAAGACATCTACGTGAAGAAGTAATAAATTATAAAAAGTTTGCACGACTTATTGATTCTGAAATAAATTACTGGATTGAACGAAGAGAAAAATTAAGTAAACAAAATGAAAATCAATT
The nucleotide sequence above comes from Ignavibacteriota bacterium. Encoded proteins:
- the bcp gene encoding thioredoxin-dependent thiol peroxidase; translated protein: MVEIGKKAPSISLEDSFGNKRTLKEFLGKNVILYFYPKDNTPGCTTEACDFRDSFSEYKNLDAVVIGVSPDSVKSHKKFADEFNLPFILLSDEEKEVIEKYDVWKEKSMYGKKYMGVERTTFLIDGKGIVRKIYEKVKVPGHVEQVNNDLREINK
- a CDS encoding 6-carboxytetrahydropterin synthase, which gives rise to MIYVSRREVFSTSHRLHNANLSDEENFELFGKCNNPNGHGHNYVLEVIVAGEIDEKSGYVIDLKKLKKIIIENIIRKVDHKHLNFDVDFMKGINPTTENFAKKIWDELVDKIPNGKLYSIKLHETENNYVEYKGK
- the folE gene encoding GTP cyclohydrolase I FolE, whose amino-acid sequence is MNQNKVEKNIYSLLEEIGENPEREGLKRTPERVAKAYQYLTSGYTKDIEKVLNGAIFSEKYDEMVIVKDIDFFSMCEHHLLPFYGKVHVAYIPNGKIVGLSKIPRIVEVFARRLQVQERMTQEIANTINHYLKPIGVAVVAEAYHMCMMMRGVEKQNSYTVTSAMVGGFKNDARTREEFLDLISHKRI
- a CDS encoding SDR family NAD(P)-dependent oxidoreductase, whose product is MGKQNAVWITGASSGIGKELAKKFSESNFNVIASARRIEQIEKINGEKKSSAKIIPLQNDISDFTDLSEKIINLKNEFNINCLINNAGITSFKPFVENSIEEIENIINVNLLGAIYSTKLVLPEMIENKSGTIINILSVAAKTVFTKSSVYAASKAGLDYFSKVLREEVRNHNIKIINIFPGATSTEIWPSNVLIKYSDKMMNPENLAELIFNLVNTDKNLVAEEIVVRPITGDL
- a CDS encoding SDR family NAD(P)-dependent oxidoreductase; this encodes MKRKTAIVTGASKGIGNSISLKLAEENFNVMIFGRSEKNLISVKKEILKNNVECEYFIGDVADQNFVNISIKQILKKYKKVDILINNAGVAIFKKFSETTLEDFQTQVNTNVYGVFNFTKSVVENMINNENGTIINIVSQAGKFGFDFGSTYSATKHAVMGFSKSILLELRKFNIRVITVCPGSTDTDMIKNSPIHKNLKQFLKPKDIAEIVISAIKLPQNALISDLEIRPTNP